A genomic window from Quercus lobata isolate SW786 chromosome 10, ValleyOak3.0 Primary Assembly, whole genome shotgun sequence includes:
- the LOC115964117 gene encoding probable galactinol--sucrose galactosyltransferase 2: MTITATPIVKDGCLMVRGKVVLTGVPENVAVSQVGSGGSAFLGATSTSPSSRHVFSLGVLEGGYKFLSLFRVKIWWMIPRVGKSGSEIPLETQMLLLEAREQSALHDEISSDPNYTENTFYILFLPVLEGQFRTSLQGTPANELQFCVESGDVNVQTSQSLEAVFINSGDNPFELLKNSIKILEKQKGTFSHIENKKMPAHLDWFGWCTWDAFYTEVSPQGIKEGLQSFLEGGCLPKFLIIDDGWQETVNEFSKEGEPFIEGTQFASRLVDIKENNKFKSSGSDNTCIDLHDFIDSIKDKYGIKFVYMWHALAGYWGGVLPSSETMKKYNPKIAYPIQSPGNTGNLRDIAMDSLEKYGVGIIEPQKIFEFYNDLHSYLASCSVDGVKVDVQNLIETLGSGVGGRVSLTRCYQEALEQSIARNFKDNNLICCMSHNSDSIYSSKKSAVARASEDFMPREPTFQTLHIASVAFNSLLLGEIVVPDWDMFHSKHDTAEFHAAARAIGGCAIYVSDKPIKQDFKILRKLVLPDGSVLRARYAGRPSRDCLFVDPVMDKKSMLKIWNLNKLSGVMGVFNCQGAGSWPLKEVAQDNCNATSTSSSISCHVSPHDVEFLEEVADESWNGDCAIYAFNSGSLNKLPRKGSLEVSLKTLTCELYTISPIRVFGNDLLFAPLGLLDMYNSGGAVEALNCTKDLSSCKIKIKGRGCGRFGAYSSTKPKCCMVNMKKEEFTYNAEDGLLTVKIQGECKLGDIEFVY, translated from the exons ATGACGATCACAGCCACACCGATTGTTAAGGATGGTTGTCTCATGGTGAGGGGCAAGGTGGTTTTGACCGGAGTGCCTGAAAATGTTGCTGTTTCTCAGGTTGGCTCCGGGGGCTCGGCTTTCTTGGGTGCAACTTCAACTTCTCCAAGTTCACGTCATGTTTTCAGTCTTGGTGTTCTTGA GGGAGGATACAAGTTCTTGTCTCTCTTCAGAGTAAAAATCTGGTGGATGATACCACGTGTTGGGAAATCGGGTAGTGAAATTCCACTGGAAACGCAAATGCTTCTCTTGGAAGCAAGGGAACAGTCTGCCCTGCATGATGAGATTTCTTCTGATCCAAATTATACTGAAAACACCTTCTACATTCTTTTCTTGCCTGTGTTGGAAGGACAATTTAGGACAAGTTTGCAAGGGACTCCTGCAAATGAGCTTCAGTTTTGTGTTGAAAGTG GAGATGTCAATGTTCAAACCTCCCAATCATTGGAAGCAGTATTCATTAATTCTGGGGACAACCCATTTGAGCTCCTTAAAAATTCTATCAA GATACTTGAGAAGCAAAAAGGTACTTTTAGCCACATTGAAAACAAGAAG ATGCCGGCCCACTTGGACTGGTTTGGATGGTGCACTTGGGATGCTTTCTACACTGAAGTCAGTCCACAAGGGATCAAAGAGGGTCTTCAAAG TTTCTTGGAAGGAGGCTGTTTACCTAAATTTCTGATCATTGATGACGGATGGCAAGAGACAGTAAATGAGTTCAGCAAAGAAGGTGAACCGTTTATTGAAGGGACACA GTTTGCAAGCAGATTGGTGGACatcaaagaaaacaataagTTCAAGAGTTCGGGTTCAGATAATACATGCATTGATCTCCATGATTTTATTGATTCAATCAAAGACAAATATGGAATAAA ATTTGTTTACATGTGGCATGCTTTAGCTGGTTATTGGGGTGGTGTGCTTCCATCATCGGAAACAATGAAAAAGTACAATCCAAAGATTGCCTATCCAATTCAGTCACCTGGTAACACAGGGAATCTTAGAGACATTGCCATGGACAGCTTGGAAAAATATGGAGTAGGGATTATAGAACCCCAAAAAATCTTTGAGTTTTATAACGATCTCCACAGCTATCTTGCAAGCTGCAGTGTGGATGGAGTCAAGGTTGATGTTCAGAATTTGATAGAAACCTTAGGTTCTGGGGTCGGTGGACGGGTGTCATTGACTAGATGCTATCAAGAAGCACTTGAGCAATCTATTGCAAGGAACTTCAAGGACAATAACCTGATTTGCTGCATGAGTCACAATTCAGACTCAATCTATAG tTCAAAGAAGAGTGCAGTTGCAAGAGCATCAGAGGATTTCATGCCAAGAGAACCAACATTTCAGACTTTACATATTGCTTCTGTGGCTTTTAATAGTCTTCTTCTAGGGGAGATTGTGGTGCCGGATTGGGACATGTTCCAT AGCAAACATGATACAGCTGAATTTCATGCTGCAGCAAGAGCAATTGGTGGGTGTGCAATATATGTAAG TGACAAGCCTATCAAACAGGATTTCAAAATTCTCCGAAAGCTAGTATTGCCTGATGGGTCAGTCTTAAGAGCTAGATATGCAGGCCGGCCTAGTCGAGACTGTTTGTTTGTAGACCCAGTTATGGACAAGAAGAG CATGTTGAAAATATGGAACTTGAATAAGTTATCTGGGGTCATGGGTGTTTTTAATTGTCAAGGAGCAGGAAGTTGGCCACTTAAAGAAGTAGCTCAAGATAATTGTAATGCCACATCTACTTCTTCATCCATCTCATGTCATGTGAGTCCCCATGATGTTGAATTTCTTGAAGAGGTAGCTGATGAAAGTTGGAATGGAGATTGTGCAATATATGCCTTTAATTCAG GATCTCTTAATAAATTGCCAAGGAAAGGTTCACTTGAAGTGTCCTTGAAAACTCTTACATGTGAACTATATACCATCTCTCCAATCAGG GTTTTTGGTAATGATCTTCTCTTCGCTCCATTGGGACTGCTTGACATGTATAACTCAGGAGGGGCAGTAGAAGCTCTGAACTGCACCAAGGATCTTTCAAgttgcaaaataaaaatcaaagggCGAGGCTGTGGCCGGTTTGGAGCCTATTCAAGCACCAAACCAAAATGTTGTATGGTAAATATGAAAAAAGAGGAATTCACATACAATGCTGAAGATGGATTATTGACAGTTAAAATTCAAGGTGAATGCAAATTAGGAGACATTGAGTTTGTCTATTGA
- the LOC115964258 gene encoding disease resistance protein RPM1-like gives MGRVSKKRKRGWKPETPSVFSVSNVQLINPPNTTVASDPRPRGRPKKPPNPEKPPPPLKRRAPPSAVEVELINPPNPTADDDHCPRGRPKNRPNRGKPPPPLPPSAVENGGELMDGVGAAVVPAMDAVEKLFGENTELELRNSALEEGWNNYQYDLEWHSALVGLEDAEKELEARLLDDNEKSLRVISLVSKEPLGKIALARKVYNRQEIRQHFERRAWVHVPKDFAYKDVTYRGLLIIILMKIQVPFGPLESMSEEELSAVLYQTLMKVRFFIVLDDVCTVDVWFMLAYPFANVQNGSRIILTTRDCNVASHDDLWNSRLNLMHLSDEGSWALFLKKVDRPQNSSDINNFREDILRICHGLSPAIMLLGGVLSTMESSEWSRVIDLQLWLAHGFVQTSPEASVPKDVAKEYLEELVCRNMIEIVRWKPDGTPKTCHMPCYLYDVFLPKVKDIGFLDLHHGKSERTSADSLGFLPPFFSRRDTINSGGFLMQKVVNLEGVFKPLLAEKLGMVNLRYLNLRRTYLDSFPAFIEDLPRLEILDLKHTHITILPCSIWKANNLRHLYMNGISIQKPTNQPPTNLQVLTGLNIGSKDFGIYGLDRCTQGRSQRGARGGTCPL, from the exons ATGGGTCGCGTGTCTAAAAAGCGAAAAAGAGGCTGGAAGCCCGAAACCCCCTCTGTCTTCTCTGTTAGTAACGTTCAGCTCATCAACCCACCCAACACCACCGTTGCCAGTGACCCTCGTCCTCGCGGCCGTCCAAAGAAACCGCCCAATCCGGAGAAGCCTCCTCCGCCGTTGAAGAGGAGGGCCCCACCAAGTGCTGTGGAGGTTGAGCTCATCAACCCACCCAACCCCACCGCTGACGATGATCATTGTCCTCGCGGCCGTCCAAAGAATCGGCCCAATCGGGGGAAGCCTCCTCCGCCGCTGCCACCGAGTGCTGTGGAGAACGGTGGAGAGCTCATGGACGGGGTGGGAGCAGCAGTGGTGCCGGCAATGGACGCGGTGGAGAAGCTATTCGGCGAGAACACGGAACTGGAACTGAGAAATTCAGCCCTTGAAGAAGGATGGAACAACTACCAATACGATCTAGAATGGCATTCAGCACTTGTTGGACTTGAAGATGCTGAAAAGGAGCTGGAAGCCCGATTGTTGGACGACAATGAAAAAAGCCTCCGTGTGATTTCACTGGTGAGCAAAGAACCACTTGGCAAGATAGCTCTGGCAAGGAAAGTTTATAACAGACAAGAAATTCGTCAGCATTTCGAACGCCGTGCGTGGGTTCATGTTCCCAAGGATTTCGCATATAAGGATGTAACATATCGGGGTCTGTTGATTATCATACTCATGAAGATTCAAGTACCTTTTGGGCCTTTAGAGTCAATGAGCGAGGAGGAACTGTCTGCTGTGCTATACCAGACTCTAATGAAAGTTAGGTTTTTTATAGTCTTAGATGATGTCTGCACGGTTGATGTGTGGTTCATGCTGGCATATCCCTTTGCGAACGTCCAGAATGGAAGTAGGATCATCCTTACTACCCGTGACTGTAATGTAGCGTCGCATGATGATTTATGGAATTCTCGTTTGAATCTTATGCATTTATCTGATGAGGGGAGTTGGGCATTGTTCTTGAAGAAAGTAGATAGACCACAAAATAGCTCAGACATAAACAACTTCAGAGAAGACATTTTGAGAATATGTCACGGTTTGTCTCCAGCAATCATGCTACTGGGAGGAGTGTTGTCAACTATGGAATCAAGTGAGTGGTCAAGAGTGATTGATCTG CAGCTGTGGCTTGCTCATGGATTTGTTCAAACATCACCTGAGGCGAGCGTCCCCAAAGATGTGGCCAAGGAATATTTGGAAGAACTAGTGTGTAGAAACATGATTGAAATAGTAAGATGGAAGCCAGATGGAACCCCAAAAACATGTCATATGCCATGTTATCTCTATGATGTGTTCTTGCCAAAAGTTAAAGATATAGGATTTCTTGATCTCCACCATGGCAAGTCAGAACGTACATCTGCAGACTCGCTTGGATTTCTACCACCCTTTTTTTCTAGACGTGATACAATCAATAGTGGAGGGTTTTTGATGCAGAAGGTGGTCAATTTGGAGGGTGTCTTCAAACCTCTGTTAGCTGAGAAACTTGGTATGGTTAATTTAAGGTATTTGAACTTGCGGCGGACTTATCTAGACTCATTTCCTGCATTTATAGAGGATCTACCACGCCTGGAGATTTTAGATTTGAAGCACACTCATATAACCATTTTGCCATGTTCCATTTGGAAGGCAAATAACCTTCGACATCTTTACATGAACGGTATATCCATTCAGAAGCCAACAAATCAGCCTCCAACCAACCTTCAGGTGTTAACGGGGCTCAATATTGGATCTAAGGACTTCGGGATATATGGCTTGGATAG
- the LOC115963150 gene encoding protein-L-isoaspartate O-methyltransferase 1-like encodes MNVFVQSPKAKASLAYGCRYRAHPPSPLKRLTFTTLLLLLPQSQSRCYSYHSLSPSLFLSRATKTLHHSLSPHIPNPNFLTGNSFFFPMERFWSGSGINKNKAMVENLQTYGVVRSKKVAEVMEKVDRALFVPDGNAPYYDSPMPIGYNATISAPHMHATCLQLLEENLQPGMHALDVGSGTGYLTACFALMVGPQGCVVGVEHIPELVSSSIQNIQKSAAAPLLKEGSLAVHVGDGRQGWPEHAPYDAIHVGAAAPEIPQALIDQLKPGGRMVIPVGSIFQDLKVVEKSLDGSVSVRTETSVRYVPLTSRDAQLRNA; translated from the exons atgaatgtATTTGTTCAATCTCCAAAGGCAAAAGCATCGTTAGCGTATGGTTGCCGCTATCGTGCGCACCCACCTTCTCCTCTAAAACGCTTAACCTTCAccactcttcttctccttcttcccCAATCCCAAAGTCGCTGTTACAGttatcactctctctctccttctctgtTCTTATCACGCGCTACCAAAACTCTTCATCACTCTCTCTCCCCTCACATCCCAAACCCTAATTTCCTCACGGGcaactctttcttcttccccATGGAG CGATTCTGGAGTGGAAGTGGCATTAATAAGAACAAAGCAATGGTGGAGAACTTGCAGACTTATGGTGTGGTCAGATCGAAGAAGGTCGCTGAAGTAATGGAGAAAGTTGATAGGGCTTTGTTTGTACCTGATGGGAATGCTCCTTATTATGACAGTCCCATGCCTATAGGATATAATGCTACTATTTCTGCCCCTCATATGCATGCCACTTGCCTTCAATTGTTGGAGGAGAATTTGCAGCCTGGCATGCATGCTTTGGATGTTGGTTCAG GAACTGGGTATTTGACAGCTTGTTTTGCATTAATGGTTGGACCACAGGGTTGTGTAGTTGGTGTGGAACATATTCCTGAATTGGTTTCTTCGTCAATCCAGAATATTCAGAAAAGTGCTGCTGCTCCATTATTAAAAGAAGGTTCCCTTGCAGTGCATGTTGGCG ATGGAAGGCAAGGTTGGCCAGAGCATGCACCTTATGATGCTATTCATGTTGGGGCAGCAGCACCAGAAATCCCACAGGCACTTATTGACCAGCTGAAGCCTGGAGGAAGAATGGTTATTCCTGTTGGAAGCATATTCCAAGATTTGAAGGTGGTTGAAAAGAGCCTGGATGGTTCTGTGAGTGTCCGAACTGAGACCTCTGTTCGTTATGTGCCTCTTACTAGTCGAGATGCTCAGTTGCGCAATGCCTGA
- the LOC115963148 gene encoding 28 kDa ribonucleoprotein, chloroplastic-like, whose translation MASSATTVFRPMSISESSSCLITLPSLFTTTTKNPSRILSVPSKPIKLHLSYSHTSLFSLTNKTQFSSIATFVAQTSDWAQQEEDNNTITINQQGQEEPVWENQETDVSGFEAEGEDSVIEGGDKDGVFEERDEEEESSVEPPEDAKLFVGNLPYDVDSQKLAELFEQVGTVEVAEVIYNRDTDQSRGFGFVTMSTVEEAEEAVEKFSSYDLGGRPLTVNKAAPRGARPERPPRAFEPGFRIYVGNLPWDVDNGRLEQIFSEHGKVEQARVVFDRETGRSRGFGFVTMSSETEMNDAIAALDGQSLDGRAIRVNVAEERPRRTF comes from the exons ATGGCTTCTTCAGCTACAACAGTCTTCAGACCCATGTCAATATCAGAGTCATCATCATGCTTAATCACTCTTCCCTCACtcttcaccaccaccacaaaaaaCCCATCTCGAATTCTCTCTGTCCCATCCAAACCCATCAAACTCCACCTCTCATACTCCCACACTTCACTCTTTTCCCTCACaaacaaaacccagttttcctccATAGCCACCTTTGTAGCCCAGACCTCAGACTGGGCTcaacaagaagaagacaacAACACCATCACCATTAACCAACAAGGACAAGAAGAGCCCGTCTGGGAAAACCAAGAGACCGATGTTTCAGGTTTTGAAGCTGAGGGAGAGGACTCAGTTATTGAGGGTGGTGATAAAGATGGggtttttgaggagagagatgaagaggaaGAGTCTTCTGTGGAACCACCAGAAGATGCTAAgctatttgttggaaatttgCCTTATGATGTTGATAGTCAGAAATTGGCTGAGCTTTTCGAGCAGGTTGGCACTGTGGAGGTAGCTGAG GTTATTTACAACAGAGATACTGATCAGAGTCGTGGGTTCGGGTTTGTGACGATGAGTACTGTTGAAGAAGCTGAGGAGGCTGTTGAGAAGTTCAGCAGCTAT GATTTAGGTGGAAGGCCATTGACTGTTAACAAGGCTGCCCCTAGAGGAGCTCGGCCTGAACGCCCTCCTCGTGCATTTGAACCTGGCTTCAGAATTTATGTTGGTAACTTGCCATGGGATGTGGATAATGGTCGCCTTGAGCAGATTTTCAGCGAACATGGCAAGGTGGAACAAGCTCGGGTAGTTTTTGACAGAGAGACTGGCCGTTCACGTGGTTTTGGCTTTGTAACAATGTCAAGTGAGACTGAAATGAATGATGCCATTGCTGCTCTTGATGGACAG AGTTTGGATGGGAGGGCGATAAGAGTGAATGTTGCTGAAGAAAGACCAAGGCGTACCTTCTAA